Proteins found in one Paenibacillus wynnii genomic segment:
- a CDS encoding MDR family MFS transporter, whose translation MNQHFRHIHPLAWTIIIGTMFGRLVTSMSIPFLAIYLTQVLGVSPTQTGFTVAVSSLAGVMVSFYGGYISDVFGRRIVMLVSVFGWACVFFGFSAAQHLWVFFLVNTLNGLCRAVFEPTSRALLSDITPKDQKLLVFNLRYAAVNLGVVFGPIIGLQLGSAKSTFPFLIAGIVYIAYGLVLFLQFKVHGSSLPARSTAQAPKLSEALSTAGRDRVFLPVLIGTTFCVLGYGHFSSTLAQYLAMNPHFSNGKQLFSYMLSLNAVTVLVVQYPIVRSASKFPPLIPLILGNICVAVSLLLFGFAGGIALLMFSVVLFTVGEVLLFTMMDMLIDRIAKPEWKGTYYGTIGFNNFGNVVAPILGGLLLDQFGARNGPALFLPLALSAALGLPFLITAHRRLTSREKMTLKDADYSA comes from the coding sequence ATGAATCAACATTTTAGACATATTCATCCCCTAGCATGGACAATTATTATCGGTACAATGTTCGGCCGCCTCGTAACCTCCATGAGTATCCCTTTTCTAGCCATCTATTTAACCCAGGTCCTTGGAGTCTCACCTACTCAAACCGGATTTACCGTAGCGGTAAGTTCGCTGGCCGGGGTGATGGTCAGTTTCTATGGAGGTTATATCTCCGATGTGTTTGGCCGCAGAATCGTAATGCTGGTTTCTGTTTTTGGCTGGGCATGTGTATTTTTCGGTTTCTCTGCAGCCCAGCATTTGTGGGTTTTCTTCTTAGTTAATACACTGAATGGATTATGCCGTGCCGTATTTGAACCCACTTCAAGAGCATTATTATCAGATATTACGCCTAAGGATCAAAAACTGCTGGTATTTAATCTAAGATACGCTGCGGTTAACCTGGGCGTTGTCTTTGGTCCTATCATTGGTTTGCAGCTTGGTTCAGCGAAGTCGACCTTCCCGTTTCTCATTGCTGGAATCGTCTATATCGCCTATGGTCTTGTCCTGTTCTTGCAGTTTAAGGTTCATGGTTCCAGTCTTCCCGCCCGTTCCACAGCCCAAGCTCCTAAATTAAGTGAAGCCCTCTCCACCGCTGGGCGGGATCGTGTGTTTTTACCTGTACTGATCGGTACAACCTTTTGTGTTCTAGGCTATGGTCACTTCAGTTCAACCTTGGCACAATACTTAGCCATGAATCCTCACTTTTCGAACGGTAAACAGTTATTCTCTTATATGCTTTCTCTTAATGCTGTAACCGTGTTAGTAGTGCAATATCCAATTGTTCGCTCCGCAAGCAAATTTCCGCCGCTTATTCCTTTAATTCTAGGAAATATCTGCGTAGCTGTGAGTCTTTTACTATTCGGTTTTGCCGGGGGGATTGCTCTCCTAATGTTCAGTGTAGTTTTATTTACTGTAGGTGAAGTGCTGCTCTTTACCATGATGGATATGCTGATCGACCGAATTGCCAAGCCGGAATGGAAAGGTACTTATTACGGAACGATTGGATTCAACAATTTCGGGAATGTTGTGGCACCTATATTGGGCGGCCTGTTATTGGATCAATTTGGTGCTCGCAACGGTCCAGCTCTTTTCCTACCCCTGGCTTTATCAGCAGCTTTGGGCCTGCCTTTCCTGATCACAGCTCATAGGAGGCTAACCTCTAGAGAGAAGATGACCCTAAAGGATGCTGATTACAGTGCGTGA
- a CDS encoding winged helix-turn-helix domain-containing protein, whose protein sequence is MNPFQMDPSTLSVTWNNSTLLFLPMEFALLEYLYLNKSQTLSREQLLNAVWTLEEPTDRTVDDHIYRLRKKLRAWQPMISIETVRGLGYRLQLLKSQHQENPLLHNLTYKEDMRDISDMYLRYGRGDALFALAQNKEIFGFELESPLQVIVDLMQGGVEVLLEEGPLPIEERLFTLLVLYQMIDPSGNRKYLEAALRGKVLSPLLHHEIEVIIYPSILMDWGDFKGAKIKLDALAVEVERQGWDGLIPYVNNMKLEYDLHTQNWSALEKDILWAEEQWNKYPYLREKGQLLIYKGLALYPLDHKEAIRQMNEGISIIKETHFTTHLLRGLQTILYFSKTFEWQELYETFDKEWGRLLIHFGIAEAKDQMDQFLHSYLSVHL, encoded by the coding sequence ATGAATCCATTTCAGATGGACCCTAGTACTTTATCGGTAACATGGAATAACAGCACTCTCTTGTTTTTGCCCATGGAGTTCGCGTTATTGGAGTACTTGTATCTAAATAAAAGCCAAACCTTATCTCGGGAACAGCTGCTAAATGCGGTATGGACATTAGAGGAACCTACAGATCGTACCGTGGATGATCATATCTATCGTTTGCGCAAAAAACTGCGGGCCTGGCAACCTATGATCAGTATTGAAACGGTGCGGGGCTTAGGGTACCGGTTACAACTATTGAAATCACAGCATCAAGAAAATCCACTGCTTCACAATCTTACATATAAAGAAGACATGCGGGATATATCAGACATGTATCTCAGGTATGGCCGCGGGGATGCTCTCTTTGCTTTAGCTCAGAATAAAGAGATTTTTGGGTTTGAACTGGAAAGTCCTCTTCAGGTCATCGTCGATCTAATGCAGGGTGGTGTCGAAGTTCTCTTGGAAGAAGGACCTTTACCTATAGAGGAACGTCTCTTCACTTTGCTGGTTCTGTACCAGATGATCGACCCTAGTGGAAATCGGAAATATCTGGAAGCGGCTCTTCGAGGTAAAGTTCTCTCACCCCTTTTACATCATGAAATTGAGGTTATCATCTACCCTTCCATACTTATGGACTGGGGGGACTTTAAGGGAGCTAAGATAAAGCTGGATGCCCTCGCCGTTGAAGTCGAACGCCAGGGGTGGGACGGATTAATCCCTTACGTGAACAATATGAAGCTGGAGTATGATCTCCATACACAGAATTGGTCTGCTCTTGAGAAAGATATTCTGTGGGCAGAAGAACAATGGAACAAGTATCCCTATTTGCGAGAAAAAGGACAACTCCTTATTTACAAAGGCTTAGCATTATACCCATTAGATCACAAGGAAGCCATCCGGCAAATGAATGAAGGAATTTCAATTATAAAAGAAACTCATTTCACCACCCATTTACTTAGGGGTTTGCAAACCATCCTGTATTTCTCCAAAACTTTCGAGTGGCAGGAACTTTACGAAACCTTCGACAAAGAATGGGGTCGCCTATTGATACACTTTGGGATTGCTGAAGCGAAGGATCAAATGGATCAGTTTCTACATTCCTATTTATCAGTACATTTATGA
- a CDS encoding MFS transporter — MESVIKNKKQAFWSPLQRPQFRRLFVGQLLSDLANWLDFVALGTLIVYGWGQGSLALAALSVSMGLPWVIVGPLLSARCSRFSGRRILILCDILRAFLLLGLIWSESLAILLLFVFLKMSVSSVFDPIRQLAVKNLTEPDQWAQSSSLSQLSVNLMKIVGPMVGGGLLALWGDRSPFLIGACCYAVSALVLFGLREWSVPSETKEEGNSKSVMREAWRHVTQRPELKAGIIYSTLLFFLVFVYDGLFVMVAKEAGMDKSQFGLIIGSVGIGSVLGALAAGQWNGWQQHPLSRMTWSGMVTGVLVGVVGIGALGWFPNEIGFWVIICILLGACGAYSLVPFGYLLQKETTDKTIVPVSALSNALQTGSMLIAPILGAFAAEWIRAGGVFLIVGCLTSLIAGMYRLRVQRTLEKERILVSSTDECL; from the coding sequence ATGGAATCTGTAATAAAAAATAAGAAACAAGCTTTTTGGTCCCCGTTGCAGCGCCCGCAATTTCGAAGATTATTTGTAGGTCAACTGTTATCGGATTTAGCCAATTGGTTAGACTTCGTAGCGTTAGGTACTTTAATCGTATATGGCTGGGGCCAGGGTTCTCTTGCCTTAGCAGCGTTGTCTGTCTCCATGGGGCTTCCTTGGGTTATAGTGGGTCCACTTCTAAGCGCACGCTGCAGTCGCTTTTCGGGACGCAGAATACTTATTCTTTGTGACATCCTAAGAGCATTCCTTCTCCTTGGGCTGATTTGGTCCGAATCGCTTGCCATCCTTCTTCTATTTGTATTCCTCAAAATGAGCGTCAGTTCAGTTTTTGATCCGATTAGACAACTTGCTGTGAAAAACCTAACTGAACCCGATCAATGGGCACAATCCTCTTCTTTAAGCCAACTGTCCGTTAATCTTATGAAAATTGTTGGGCCAATGGTCGGTGGTGGACTGCTCGCACTCTGGGGAGACCGCTCACCCTTTTTAATTGGAGCCTGCTGTTATGCTGTATCTGCACTGGTCCTTTTCGGGCTTCGAGAATGGTCAGTTCCTAGTGAAACGAAGGAGGAGGGCAACTCTAAATCTGTTATGCGTGAGGCTTGGCGCCATGTTACCCAACGCCCTGAATTGAAAGCAGGGATAATATATTCAACGCTCCTCTTCTTCCTAGTCTTTGTGTATGATGGTCTATTCGTTATGGTTGCAAAGGAGGCTGGAATGGATAAAAGCCAATTCGGTCTGATTATCGGGTCCGTTGGAATCGGCAGTGTGCTTGGTGCACTTGCAGCTGGACAATGGAACGGATGGCAGCAGCATCCTTTATCCAGAATGACATGGTCAGGAATGGTTACCGGGGTTTTGGTTGGTGTCGTGGGAATCGGAGCCCTAGGTTGGTTTCCGAATGAAATAGGGTTCTGGGTGATCATTTGCATTCTTCTGGGCGCCTGTGGAGCCTATTCCTTGGTTCCCTTTGGATATCTGCTGCAGAAGGAAACTACAGATAAAACGATTGTTCCTGTAAGTGCTCTCTCCAATGCGCTGCAAACCGGCTCTATGTTAATTGCCCCTATTTTGGGTGCTTTTGCAGCAGAGTGGATTAGAGCCGGAGGTGTATTCTTAATTGTAGGATGTTTGACGTCCTTGATTGCTGGAATGTATCGTTTACGGGTGCAAAGAACTCTAGAAAAAGAGAGGATTTTGGTAAGCTCTACAGACGAGTGTCTTTAA
- a CDS encoding iron-sulfur cluster biosynthesis family protein, whose product MIVILIVSEPLHTDIEIQQEPFVFLCDRQQESLFDEIMRLEADENYPSYKLTSDSSLFSNNIRIKDTRL is encoded by the coding sequence GTGATTGTCATCTTAATCGTGAGTGAGCCTCTTCATACGGACATTGAAATTCAACAAGAACCGTTCGTGTTCTTATGTGACCGTCAGCAGGAATCTTTGTTTGATGAGATCATGCGTCTGGAAGCGGACGAGAACTATCCTTCATACAAGTTAACTAGCGATTCCAGTCTATTCAGTAACAATATTAGAATTAAAGACACTCGTCTGTAG
- the helD gene encoding RNA polymerase recycling motor HelD, which produces MISAVDWQQEQERLELVMEKLRSRIAEWEPEVTGLHDQVADIRKRFWEEVSVNTSTDEDFEETFYSIKQQEALLSERERSHRLRMQRFNSMKRLLSSPYFGRINFQEDGLILSEQIYIGVSSFIETDGMSFLVYDWRTPIASMYYDYSPGASAYETPGGLITGTMTLKRQYQIRDGQLQNVFDTSLTIGDELLQQVLGKGADSQMKSIVVTIQKEQNAIIRNDKSRMLIVQGAAGSGKTSAALQRAAYLLYKHRDRLKADQIVLFSPNPMFNSYVSTVLPELGEENMQQTTFQEYLAYWLGSTMRLEDPFEQIEYILTSKVSQEYEARMIGMKYKASEDFLHALQNYAQWLEKEGMCFHSIRFRERELITAEQMNSQFYSYDSSIRLVNRIALLQEWLLRELTSLERKEQEANWVQDELDYLDNEQYAEAYNALLKKYQREAVVFDFTEQYVEMYGELRGKEQGEENVFDLTLQQEELLRRMIVKEHFKPLRREVKRFMFIDAIGLYDQLFGDDAAYRKMTNETEVPDQWPEICKQTREKLKSSELFYEDATPFLYLKELVEGRRTNTEVRHLFVDEGQDYSPFQYVFLKRLFPRARMTVLGDFNQAIFPQATNLQEADSPLIRLYGEEETSLIHLVRSYRSTHEIVEFTKLLLSSEEIVPFERSGKKPYLLKADSSEKRASRIMEDLAALKVEGFDTIAVITKTAAESREAYEALTIQGCQALRLITKETLTYEKGTLVIPAYLAKGVEFDAVLMYDASSRTYHRESERKLFYTACTRAMHRLLLYSIGEWTPYIQALDTSFYELGQ; this is translated from the coding sequence ATGATAAGCGCGGTGGATTGGCAGCAAGAACAGGAGCGGCTAGAATTGGTTATGGAAAAACTGCGTTCGAGGATTGCTGAATGGGAACCGGAGGTTACCGGGCTGCACGATCAGGTAGCGGACATTCGCAAGCGGTTCTGGGAGGAAGTGTCGGTCAACACGAGCACAGATGAAGATTTCGAAGAGACCTTTTATAGTATAAAGCAGCAAGAAGCGTTGTTATCTGAACGGGAGCGCAGTCACCGACTACGGATGCAACGCTTCAACAGCATGAAACGGCTGCTATCGTCTCCTTACTTCGGGCGCATCAATTTTCAAGAGGATGGCCTGATCTTAAGCGAGCAAATATACATCGGAGTATCGTCCTTTATCGAAACAGATGGTATGAGCTTTCTGGTCTATGACTGGCGAACACCAATTGCAAGTATGTACTACGACTATTCCCCGGGGGCGTCCGCCTATGAAACGCCGGGGGGGCTAATCACGGGTACAATGACGCTGAAGCGGCAATATCAGATCCGCGACGGTCAGCTTCAGAATGTGTTCGACACGAGCTTAACCATCGGCGATGAATTGCTTCAGCAGGTGCTTGGCAAGGGAGCGGATTCACAAATGAAGAGCATCGTGGTGACCATCCAAAAGGAGCAAAACGCTATTATCCGCAACGATAAGAGCCGTATGCTCATTGTGCAGGGTGCGGCAGGCAGCGGAAAGACGTCCGCGGCGCTGCAACGGGCAGCGTACTTATTGTATAAACACCGAGATAGGCTCAAGGCAGACCAGATCGTTCTTTTTTCGCCTAATCCAATGTTTAACAGTTATGTTTCCACGGTTCTTCCCGAGCTCGGTGAGGAGAACATGCAGCAGACGACTTTTCAGGAATATCTTGCGTATTGGCTCGGATCCACGATGCGACTAGAGGATCCGTTCGAGCAGATCGAATATATCCTCACATCCAAAGTATCGCAAGAGTATGAAGCACGGATGATAGGAATGAAATATAAGGCTTCTGAAGATTTCCTGCATGCTCTCCAAAACTATGCGCAGTGGCTAGAAAAGGAAGGCATGTGCTTCCACAGTATCCGTTTCCGGGAACGCGAGTTGATTACCGCGGAGCAAATGAACAGTCAATTTTACAGCTACGACAGTTCTATCCGGCTGGTGAATCGCATCGCTCTGCTGCAGGAATGGCTGCTGCGAGAACTGACATCCCTAGAGCGTAAGGAGCAGGAGGCGAATTGGGTTCAGGATGAACTCGATTACCTTGACAACGAGCAATATGCCGAAGCCTACAATGCGCTGCTCAAGAAGTATCAGCGAGAAGCGGTGGTCTTCGACTTTACCGAACAGTATGTGGAAATGTATGGCGAGCTACGTGGGAAGGAGCAGGGGGAAGAGAATGTCTTCGACTTAACCCTGCAGCAAGAAGAGCTGCTGCGCCGAATGATCGTGAAGGAACACTTCAAACCGCTGAGACGGGAGGTGAAGCGATTTATGTTCATAGATGCAATCGGGCTGTATGATCAGTTGTTCGGGGATGATGCCGCTTACCGTAAGATGACGAATGAGACCGAAGTACCCGATCAGTGGCCCGAAATCTGTAAACAAACGAGGGAAAAGCTTAAATCTTCCGAATTGTTTTATGAGGATGCGACCCCCTTCCTGTATCTAAAAGAACTCGTAGAGGGCAGACGGACGAATACGGAAGTGCGACATCTATTTGTCGACGAAGGACAGGATTATTCGCCGTTCCAATACGTGTTTCTCAAACGATTATTTCCTCGTGCCCGAATGACAGTGCTTGGCGACTTCAACCAAGCGATCTTTCCCCAAGCAACGAATCTGCAAGAGGCTGATTCGCCTTTGATTCGACTTTACGGTGAAGAGGAAACGAGCCTGATCCACCTTGTCCGAAGTTATCGTTCAACTCACGAGATTGTTGAGTTTACGAAGTTGCTTTTATCAAGCGAAGAGATCGTGCCTTTTGAAAGGAGTGGCAAAAAGCCGTACCTCCTGAAGGCTGATAGCAGTGAAAAGCGAGCGTCGCGAATAATGGAGGACCTCGCGGCTCTTAAAGTAGAAGGCTTCGATACCATCGCCGTCATTACGAAAACAGCAGCCGAAAGCCGTGAGGCCTATGAAGCATTGACAATACAGGGTTGTCAGGCTCTACGGCTTATTACGAAGGAGACGCTCACCTATGAGAAGGGAACATTGGTTATTCCCGCATATCTCGCAAAGGGAGTTGAATTCGACGCCGTGTTGATGTACGATGCGTCTTCGCGGACGTATCATCGGGAAAGCGAGCGTAAGCTCTTTTATACAGCGTGCACGCGCGCGATGCATCGGCTGCTGCTCTATTCGATAGGGGAATGGACACCCTATATCCAGGCATTGGATACGTCTTTCTATGAGCTCGGGCAATAA
- a CDS encoding GNAT family N-acetyltransferase, with the protein MQIEDVFGNLTSLETERLILRKIKIEDLIDMYEYTSDHIVTKHTSWDHHKTIDETRKWIEYIMDCYEKKKVTNWGLVHKDSQKFIGSCGFAWWSIEHSKAEIGYVLNPRYWGLGLMTEAINKVIEFGFTRMELNRIEATCKPDNIGSWQVMEKSGMRLEGVLRQYIKLRDEFIDVKLYSILKSDFTIK; encoded by the coding sequence ATGCAGATTGAAGATGTATTTGGCAATTTAACGAGTCTTGAAACAGAGCGCTTGATTTTGCGAAAGATTAAAATCGAGGATTTGATTGATATGTATGAGTATACTTCAGACCATATAGTTACGAAACATACATCATGGGATCATCATAAAACCATTGATGAAACAAGAAAATGGATTGAGTATATTATGGATTGCTATGAGAAGAAGAAAGTAACAAATTGGGGATTGGTTCATAAAGATTCACAAAAATTTATTGGTAGTTGTGGCTTTGCTTGGTGGAGTATCGAGCATTCAAAAGCTGAGATTGGATATGTATTGAATCCAAGATATTGGGGTCTTGGACTTATGACAGAAGCAATTAACAAAGTGATTGAATTTGGGTTTACAAGGATGGAACTCAATCGAATTGAAGCAACATGTAAACCTGATAATATTGGTTCTTGGCAAGTAATGGAGAAATCAGGGATGAGATTAGAAGGTGTATTAAGACAGTACATCAAACTAAGAGATGAGTTTATTGATGTTAAATTGTATTCTATTTTGAAGTCGGACTTCACTATAAAGTAA
- a CDS encoding alpha/beta fold hydrolase, translating into MKEFFVKTANCMLRYNDFPGEQTPILFIHGLGCASSFDYPQVATQEVLRNHRCILVDLLGAGYSDKPDNSDFNYTVSDHAEYLAEFVTSIGLESFVLFGHSLGGAVALSLATKCREHIDRIILSEANLDRSSIGSTSKYIADFDMHDFLENEFSKLVQDSRTSGNQMWAAALSSWSSKAAYLISKSAVKGEEPSWREKLYSLDCPKTFIFGENSLPDSDMEVLSTHNINIEIVKNAGHSMAWENPKGLAKAIEKGLQTK; encoded by the coding sequence ATGAAAGAGTTTTTTGTTAAAACAGCGAATTGTATGCTTCGTTATAATGATTTCCCTGGTGAGCAAACACCCATTTTATTTATTCACGGTCTTGGATGTGCTAGCTCGTTTGATTATCCGCAAGTAGCAACTCAGGAAGTACTAAGAAATCACCGTTGTATTTTAGTTGACCTTTTAGGTGCTGGTTATAGTGATAAACCAGATAACTCTGACTTCAATTACACAGTCAGCGATCATGCAGAATATCTTGCGGAATTTGTTACATCCATAGGACTGGAATCTTTTGTCTTATTCGGTCACAGTCTAGGAGGAGCCGTAGCACTGTCTTTAGCAACTAAATGCCGAGAACATATCGATAGAATAATTTTGAGTGAAGCAAATTTAGACAGAAGCAGCATAGGCTCAACCAGCAAGTATATTGCAGATTTTGATATGCACGATTTTCTAGAAAATGAATTTAGCAAATTGGTACAAGATAGCCGGACAAGCGGAAACCAAATGTGGGCAGCAGCCTTATCTTCTTGGTCATCAAAAGCAGCCTATCTCATATCTAAATCAGCGGTAAAAGGAGAAGAACCATCATGGAGAGAGAAACTGTACTCTCTCGATTGTCCTAAAACCTTTATCTTTGGAGAAAACTCATTACCAGATTCAGATATGGAGGTACTTAGCACACACAATATTAATATCGAAATTGTAAAAAATGCTGGGCACTCTATGGCTTGGGAGAACCCAAAAGGATTAGCTAAAGCAATTGAAAAAGGCTTACAAACAAAATGA
- a CDS encoding flavodoxin domain-containing protein gives MKTIIVYTSKYGCTEKAADVLKSRMGGEVEVINLRLAQEPSLREYDTVILGGSIYYGKIQKEMTAFVNKVKPELASKRVGFFICAGNKEQAAQVLQSAFPDDLLQTAVATEVFGDEIYYNKLSLMDKFILRMVKGKDHKSGSGLSLENIEKFAQSMALYN, from the coding sequence ATGAAGACGATTATCGTATACACCTCGAAGTACGGATGCACGGAAAAAGCAGCGGATGTATTGAAATCACGAATGGGAGGAGAGGTGGAGGTTATTAATTTGCGGCTTGCACAAGAGCCATCGCTTCGGGAATATGACACAGTTATTCTGGGTGGATCGATTTATTATGGGAAAATTCAAAAGGAAATGACTGCTTTTGTAAATAAGGTAAAGCCTGAGCTTGCCAGCAAAAGAGTGGGATTCTTTATTTGTGCCGGAAATAAGGAGCAAGCCGCACAGGTACTGCAATCGGCATTCCCGGATGATCTGCTGCAAACAGCGGTAGCTACTGAAGTGTTTGGAGACGAGATATATTACAATAAACTGTCTCTCATGGATAAATTTATTCTGCGGATGGTAAAAGGAAAAGATCATAAGTCCGGATCGGGACTTTCCCTAGAAAATATTGAGAAATTTGCTCAATCAATGGCTCTATATAATTAA
- a CDS encoding TetR/AcrR family transcriptional regulator, which yields MTKEAKKEREREEMRNLILEAASSIIAAEGADKLSIRKIAQKIEYSAGIIYHYFQNKNDIIEHLLQKGYQDMVSGIRSAQSEEMGGEPSLILKQSLQQFITMALKEGSQYPNVMLNDSPAVLSHTSVLFRGAAQERKAIGMLCHCLGQFQHMKDKDQEYIELTAQVIWSAAFGLIIRLTVEKELPEEQSEALISHHLDTMLVIANQS from the coding sequence ATGACTAAGGAAGCGAAAAAAGAACGTGAACGGGAAGAGATGCGGAACCTGATTTTGGAGGCTGCCAGTAGTATCATTGCAGCAGAAGGAGCAGATAAGCTATCCATTCGGAAGATTGCCCAAAAAATAGAATATTCTGCCGGGATTATTTACCACTATTTTCAAAACAAAAATGACATCATAGAACATCTTCTTCAAAAAGGGTATCAAGATATGGTCTCAGGTATCCGTTCCGCTCAAAGCGAAGAAATGGGAGGGGAACCAAGTCTCATTCTGAAACAATCTTTACAGCAATTTATTACGATGGCACTCAAGGAAGGTTCGCAGTACCCGAATGTGATGTTAAATGATTCCCCTGCGGTATTGAGTCACACCTCCGTATTGTTTAGAGGAGCTGCACAGGAACGTAAAGCGATAGGCATGTTATGTCATTGTTTAGGCCAATTTCAGCATATGAAAGACAAGGATCAGGAATATATTGAATTAACTGCCCAAGTCATTTGGAGCGCAGCATTTGGGTTGATTATCCGGTTGACGGTGGAGAAGGAACTTCCAGAAGAACAGAGTGAAGCTTTGATCTCTCATCATCTAGATACGATGCTGGTTATTGCGAATCAATCTTAA
- a CDS encoding IS110 family transposase: MEFKQRNKQNQQIERITPKHVVIGVDIAKEIHVARAVNYRGIEIGKPLKFADSKEGFIRFQQWLEHLQSTHRLNNVLVGMEPTGHYWFHLADWLLAESIDVVLVNPATTKRNKENRDNSPSKSDMKDALVIADVVSRGYYTDLPRTPEVFQRLRVSMNYREICMKDLVIIKNRITRWLDVSFPEYTTVFKDWTVPRSLATLQAFPLPRDIKNLDSEKMIAGWKPFMKRVGGSRALQKAAELLAAARRSVGRTTCQEEERRQLANLVADYLRLEQRIGEMQKELIKLLEEIPELTQRLRSIQGLGTICIAALLAGTGNLKTYTHGNQILSQAGLNLAEKSSGKYQGQVKITGRGRPQLRKHLYLGVISLVSQNPAFRAWHEHNVKQKKMKPMASIFKLIGKLCRIIVGLVRQERSFDPKVANPAPLAA; this comes from the coding sequence ATGGAGTTTAAACAAAGAAATAAACAAAATCAACAGATCGAAAGGATTACACCTAAACACGTGGTCATCGGTGTAGATATTGCTAAAGAAATTCATGTGGCTCGAGCTGTCAATTATCGTGGAATCGAAATAGGGAAACCTTTGAAGTTTGCTGACTCCAAGGAAGGCTTTATCCGGTTCCAGCAGTGGCTGGAGCACCTTCAATCCACTCATCGTCTAAACAATGTCTTGGTTGGAATGGAGCCTACGGGACACTACTGGTTCCACCTGGCGGATTGGCTTCTTGCGGAGTCCATTGATGTCGTATTGGTCAACCCGGCAACGACCAAGCGTAATAAAGAAAATCGGGATAACTCTCCCTCCAAAAGTGATATGAAAGACGCTTTAGTGATCGCCGATGTGGTCTCCCGAGGGTACTATACCGATTTGCCGCGAACGCCCGAAGTCTTCCAACGTTTACGTGTATCCATGAATTATCGGGAAATTTGTATGAAAGACCTAGTCATCATCAAAAACCGTATTACACGCTGGCTGGATGTGAGTTTTCCGGAGTACACCACCGTGTTTAAAGATTGGACCGTACCCCGTTCGCTAGCTACCCTGCAAGCCTTCCCTCTGCCAAGGGATATCAAGAATCTGGACTCGGAGAAGATGATTGCAGGCTGGAAGCCTTTTATGAAGCGAGTGGGTGGTTCCCGCGCCCTGCAAAAGGCGGCGGAGCTGCTGGCAGCTGCACGTCGCTCTGTAGGGCGTACGACGTGTCAGGAAGAAGAACGGCGCCAACTTGCGAATCTAGTAGCCGATTATCTTCGGCTAGAACAGCGGATAGGAGAGATGCAAAAGGAACTGATCAAACTACTGGAGGAGATTCCTGAATTGACCCAACGGCTCCGTTCGATTCAAGGTCTAGGCACGATTTGTATTGCGGCCTTATTGGCGGGAACGGGAAATCTGAAAACCTATACCCATGGTAACCAAATTCTTTCTCAGGCCGGTCTAAATTTGGCAGAGAAGAGTTCTGGTAAATACCAGGGCCAAGTCAAGATCACTGGACGAGGAAGGCCCCAACTACGTAAACACCTCTACCTGGGTGTCATCTCTCTAGTCTCCCAAAACCCTGCCTTTCGGGCTTGGCATGAGCATAATGTGAAACAAAAGAAGATGAAGCCCATGGCTTCCATTTTCAAGTTAATCGGAAAGCTCTGCCGCATCATTGTAGGTCTAGTCCGACAGGAGCGTTCCTTTGATCCAAAGGTCGCTAACCCCGCCCCACTGGCAGCTTAA